A region from the Polaribacter sp. Hel1_33_78 genome encodes:
- a CDS encoding dTDP-4-dehydrorhamnose 3,5-epimerase family protein yields MTLETTILEGVFIINNFNASDERGLFVKTFNKETFENNNIPFSIRESYFSLSKKNVIRGMHFQMPPHDHEKLVYVPIGAILDVVLDLRKESETYMKHFSVELTDNNYKSIFIPKGCAHGFKALEDNTITVYNVATEYNANADMGIKYDSFGYNWQLEAPILSNRDIDFLTFKEYMINNPF; encoded by the coding sequence ATGACTTTAGAAACTACTATTTTAGAAGGTGTTTTTATTATTAACAACTTCAATGCTTCTGACGAAAGAGGACTTTTTGTTAAGACCTTTAACAAAGAAACTTTTGAGAATAATAATATACCATTTTCTATTAGAGAATCTTATTTTTCTTTAAGTAAAAAAAACGTGATCAGAGGGATGCATTTTCAAATGCCCCCTCATGATCATGAAAAATTAGTTTATGTACCCATAGGGGCAATATTGGATGTTGTACTTGATTTAAGAAAAGAGTCTGAAACTTATATGAAACATTTTAGTGTAGAATTAACTGATAACAATTACAAGTCAATTTTTATACCTAAAGGTTGTGCTCATGGTTTTAAGGCTTTGGAGGATAACACTATAACAGTTTATAATGTAGCCACAGAATACAATGCCAATGCTGATATGGGTATTAAATATGATTCCTTTGGTTATAATTGGCAATTAGAAGCACCAATATTATCAAATCGAGATATTGATTTTTTAACCTTTAAAGAGTATATGATTAATAATCCTTTTTAG
- the rfbH gene encoding lipopolysaccharide biosynthesis protein RfbH, which produces MESQDKLNSLREEIASLVTKYAAEQYKPTTFVKGVTLIPPSGKLLGEEELQNMVSASLDGWLTTGRFNTEFEQKLAAFLGVKYCLSVNSGSSANLVAFSTLTSPKLGDRAIKKGDEVIGVAAGFPTTVNPIIQFGAVPVFVDVDIKTHNINVDLIEAAITPKTKAIMLAHALGNPFNVGRVKEICDKHNLWLIEDTCDALGAEYNGQKCGTFGDIGTLSFYPAHHMTMGEGGAVFMNDPQLKVIAESFRDWGRDCYCPPGCDNTCGCRFEQKHGDLPFGYDHKYVYSHSGYNLKITDMQAACGLAQLGKLEFFIEKRRSNYTYLRNKLESLTDFIHLPVPTPNSNPSWFGFPITLKDDCGVSRVDVTKFLDSHKIGSRLLFAGNLLKQPYFKDVEYRVVGDLTHTEKTMNDTFWIGVQPALDEVHFDFVADKMEELFGLNF; this is translated from the coding sequence ATGGAATCTCAAGATAAATTAAACTCACTAAGAGAAGAAATAGCAAGTTTAGTCACTAAATATGCTGCAGAACAATATAAACCTACCACATTTGTTAAAGGGGTGACTTTGATTCCACCTTCTGGAAAATTATTAGGGGAAGAAGAATTACAAAATATGGTTTCAGCTTCTTTAGATGGCTGGTTAACTACAGGAAGATTTAATACTGAGTTTGAACAAAAATTAGCCGCATTTTTAGGTGTAAAATACTGTTTATCTGTAAATTCTGGTTCATCCGCAAATTTAGTAGCTTTTAGCACACTAACTTCACCAAAATTAGGAGATAGAGCTATAAAAAAAGGAGATGAAGTAATTGGAGTTGCAGCAGGTTTTCCAACTACGGTGAATCCAATTATTCAATTTGGTGCAGTACCTGTATTTGTAGACGTAGATATTAAAACACATAATATCAACGTAGATTTAATTGAGGCTGCAATTACGCCTAAAACAAAAGCAATTATGTTAGCGCATGCCTTAGGGAATCCTTTTAATGTGGGCAGAGTAAAAGAAATTTGTGATAAGCATAATCTATGGTTAATTGAAGATACCTGTGATGCTTTAGGAGCTGAGTACAACGGTCAAAAATGTGGAACTTTTGGAGATATTGGTACCTTAAGTTTTTACCCAGCACACCATATGACGATGGGAGAAGGAGGTGCTGTTTTTATGAATGATCCACAATTAAAAGTGATTGCAGAATCTTTTAGAGATTGGGGAAGAGATTGTTATTGTCCACCAGGCTGTGATAATACTTGTGGTTGCAGATTTGAGCAAAAACACGGGGATTTACCTTTTGGATATGACCATAAATATGTGTATTCACATTCTGGGTATAATTTAAAAATAACGGACATGCAGGCCGCTTGTGGGTTAGCGCAGTTAGGGAAATTAGAATTTTTCATCGAAAAGAGAAGAAGTAATTACACCTATTTAAGAAATAAATTAGAATCATTAACTGATTTTATCCATTTACCAGTACCTACTCCTAATAGTAATCCTTCTTGGTTTGGCTTCCCAATTACATTAAAAGATGATTGCGGTGTCTCAAGGGTAGATGTTACGAAGTTTTTAGATTCACATAAAATTGGGTCTCGATTGCTTTTTGCAGGAAACTTATTAAAACAGCCTTATTTTAAAGATGTTGAATATAGAGTGGTGGGAGATTTAACGCATACAGAAAAAACAATGAATGACACATTTTGGATTGGGGTACAGCCAGCATTAGATGAAGTTCATTTTGACTTTGTAGCTGATAAAATGGAAGAGTTATTTGGGTTAAATTTTTAA
- a CDS encoding DapH/DapD/GlmU-related protein produces the protein MIFFYSFQFKKIGKNSVIHKQLILNFKEGISIGDRVVLMPNSRIELITKYANEKYQPQLIINDFSQIHQNCHITCAEEIKIGKNVIIVANVTITDIIHPHEDISIPINKAKIKTFPVEIGDETYVYNNAVILPGVKIGKHCIIGANSVVNSNIPDYSIAVGNPAKVIKQYNFKTKKWERV, from the coding sequence ATGATTTTTTTTTATTCGTTTCAATTTAAAAAAATTGGCAAAAATTCAGTTATACATAAACAACTAATTTTAAATTTTAAAGAGGGAATATCAATTGGAGACAGAGTAGTTTTGATGCCTAATAGTAGAATTGAATTGATTACAAAATATGCTAATGAAAAATATCAACCACAATTAATTATAAATGATTTTTCACAAATTCATCAAAATTGTCATATTACATGTGCAGAAGAAATCAAAATTGGTAAAAATGTAATTATTGTAGCTAATGTTACAATAACAGATATTATACATCCTCATGAGGATATATCTATCCCAATAAACAAAGCAAAAATAAAAACATTTCCTGTAGAAATTGGTGACGAAACATATGTCTACAATAATGCTGTTATTCTCCCAGGAGTTAAAATAGGTAAACACTGTATTATTGGAGCAAATAGTGTTGTAAATTCTAATATTCCTGATTATTCAATTGCGGTTGGAAATCCAGCAAAAGTAATTAAACAATATAATTTTAAAACAAAAAAATGGGAAAGGGTTTAA
- the rfbG gene encoding CDP-glucose 4,6-dehydratase — protein MEVTKGKVNKKFWKSKKVFLSGHTGFKGSWVSLWLQSMGAIVKGYSLEPNTKPNLFTEANVEENMNSEFGDIRNLNQISKSMLDFNPDILIHMAAQPLVRLSYQEPVDTYTTNVIGTVNVLEAARSCPNLKAIVSVTTDKCYENNEWDWGYRENEPMGGHDPYSSSKGCAELVTSAYRRSFFNSEDTASLASARAGNVIGGGDWADDRLIPDILKAFEKSESVVIRNPISTRPWQHVLEPLSGYLVLAQELFENGKEYAEGWNFGPKDEDCQPVNWILDKMVSNWGEGASWELDKNNNPHEAGFLKLDCSKAANRLKWQPKWSLQQTLKLIIEWHQVYVNKGDVKEQCLTEIKKYSN, from the coding sequence ATGGAAGTAACAAAAGGAAAAGTAAACAAAAAATTTTGGAAATCTAAAAAAGTATTCTTATCCGGTCATACTGGATTTAAAGGTTCTTGGGTTTCTTTATGGTTGCAATCTATGGGAGCAATTGTTAAAGGGTATTCATTAGAACCAAATACAAAACCAAATCTTTTCACAGAAGCAAATGTTGAAGAAAACATGAACTCTGAATTTGGTGATATTAGAAATTTGAATCAAATTTCTAAATCGATGCTTGACTTTAATCCAGATATTTTAATTCATATGGCTGCACAACCTTTGGTGCGTCTTTCATATCAAGAACCTGTAGATACCTATACAACAAATGTTATAGGTACTGTTAACGTGCTGGAAGCTGCTAGAAGTTGTCCTAATTTGAAAGCTATAGTTTCTGTAACTACAGATAAATGTTATGAAAATAATGAATGGGATTGGGGTTATAGAGAAAATGAACCCATGGGAGGGCACGATCCTTATAGCAGTAGTAAAGGGTGTGCAGAGTTAGTAACTTCAGCATATAGACGCTCTTTTTTTAATTCGGAAGACACTGCTTCTTTAGCATCTGCAAGAGCGGGTAACGTAATAGGAGGTGGAGACTGGGCCGATGATAGACTAATTCCAGATATTTTAAAAGCATTTGAAAAATCGGAGTCTGTCGTTATTAGAAATCCAATATCTACTCGACCTTGGCAACATGTATTAGAGCCTCTTTCGGGATATTTAGTATTAGCTCAAGAGTTATTTGAAAACGGAAAGGAATATGCTGAAGGGTGGAATTTTGGACCCAAAGATGAAGATTGCCAACCCGTAAACTGGATTTTAGATAAAATGGTGTCTAATTGGGGTGAAGGAGCAAGTTGGGAGTTAGATAAAAATAACAATCCTCATGAAGCAGGTTTTTTAAAATTAGATTGCTCAAAAGCGGCTAATAGATTAAAATGGCAACCAAAGTGGAGTTTACAACAAACTCTAAAACTAATCATAGAATGGCATCAAGTTTATGTAAATAAAGGCGATGTAAAAGAACAATGTTTAACAGAAATTAAAAAATATTCAAATTAA
- a CDS encoding NAD(P)-dependent oxidoreductase, whose product MCKRILITGSTGFVGKHLIPKLIENEYEILEITRSISKSDDFFGNKTQKIEVNDANFNQKIKFFKPEIVIHLASYLTSSDEWTDVEKLVDTNILFLSKILDAVKTNELKLFVNTGTFAEYFKGDGELLPAYFYAATKTASRAIVDYYANAYNFKQTTVVPYTIYGGVDTQKKIIDLIFDSTNSKEPLQLSPGEQVLDFIHIDDVVNFYLSLIDNINILPNTSEFKLGTGIGTNLKELAKIVEEVSGEKTNINWGGKPYRKSDVMYAVADQRQNKNILGWFNKINIEQGVKIKINDK is encoded by the coding sequence ATGTGTAAAAGAATTTTAATAACAGGAAGTACAGGATTTGTTGGTAAACACTTAATTCCAAAATTAATTGAAAATGAATATGAAATTTTAGAAATTACAAGAAGTATATCTAAATCAGATGATTTTTTTGGAAATAAAACACAAAAAATTGAGGTTAATGATGCTAATTTTAATCAAAAGATTAAATTTTTTAAACCAGAAATTGTAATTCATTTAGCATCCTATTTAACTTCTTCGGATGAATGGACAGATGTTGAAAAACTTGTTGATACTAACATTCTTTTTTTGTCAAAAATATTAGATGCTGTAAAAACAAATGAGTTAAAATTATTTGTAAATACCGGAACATTTGCTGAATATTTTAAAGGCGATGGTGAATTACTTCCCGCTTATTTTTATGCTGCAACTAAAACGGCTTCGAGAGCTATAGTTGACTATTATGCAAATGCTTATAATTTTAAACAGACAACAGTAGTACCCTATACAATTTATGGAGGTGTTGATACTCAAAAAAAAATAATAGATTTAATTTTTGATTCTACCAATTCTAAAGAGCCTTTGCAACTATCACCAGGAGAACAAGTGTTAGATTTTATTCACATAGATGATGTAGTTAATTTTTACTTAAGCTTAATAGATAACATAAACATATTGCCTAATACAAGTGAGTTTAAATTGGGTACAGGTATAGGAACCAACTTAAAAGAATTGGCAAAAATAGTAGAAGAAGTTTCTGGTGAAAAAACAAATATTAATTGGGGAGGCAAGCCTTATAGAAAATCGGATGTTATGTATGCTGTAGCGGACCAACGACAAAATAAAAATATTTTAGGTTGGTTTAATAAAATAAATATTGAGCAAGGAGTTAAAATTAAAATTAATGATAAGTAA
- a CDS encoding glycosyltransferase family A protein → MIKTLNDNKLFSIGLPVVKDVFLTEAIKSCLKQTYTNFEIVLVNNAKTADFKDKIRDIYNSFNDDRIKYHENEVQLAMIDNWNLTLKLSSGDLFSILCDDDLWESNYIEEMVKLSQQNLNCNLFHCRVKIIYEGSDRAILSSLCSEFENSFDFIYHRIMGYRKMYLSDFTVRVNALNKIGGFFAMPDGWGSDDLTWFKLSLEGGVAYTSKILFIYRNHKNNISNTVNIKNKWNSIPKYADFIKKYIVGKDLNKKDEILQKLILDELPNYKKRGFASLYHKKIMSYKYLPSSLKKIISKISRLIIFTIK, encoded by the coding sequence ATGATTAAAACTTTAAATGACAATAAGCTATTTTCAATAGGTTTACCTGTAGTTAAAGACGTTTTTTTAACAGAAGCTATTAAGTCTTGTTTAAAACAAACGTACACTAATTTTGAAATAGTTTTAGTTAATAATGCAAAAACAGCTGATTTTAAGGATAAAATAAGAGATATTTATAATTCTTTTAACGATGATAGAATTAAATATCATGAAAATGAAGTGCAATTAGCCATGATAGATAATTGGAATTTGACGTTGAAACTATCTAGTGGCGATCTTTTTTCTATTTTATGTGATGACGATTTATGGGAATCAAATTATATAGAGGAGATGGTAAAATTATCTCAACAAAATTTAAATTGTAATTTATTTCATTGTAGAGTTAAAATTATTTATGAAGGTAGTGATAGAGCTATTTTATCATCTTTATGTTCTGAGTTTGAAAATTCATTTGATTTTATTTATCATCGTATAATGGGCTATAGAAAAATGTATTTATCAGACTTTACAGTAAGGGTGAATGCTCTAAATAAAATAGGGGGATTTTTTGCAATGCCTGATGGTTGGGGTAGTGATGATTTAACATGGTTTAAACTAAGTCTTGAAGGAGGTGTGGCGTATACATCAAAAATTTTATTTATTTATCGTAATCATAAAAACAATATTAGTAATACTGTAAATATCAAAAATAAATGGAATAGTATTCCCAAATATGCAGATTTCATTAAAAAATATATTGTTGGCAAAGATTTAAATAAAAAGGATGAAATACTACAAAAATTGATATTGGATGAGCTACCAAATTATAAAAAACGTGGTTTTGCTTCTTTGTATCATAAAAAAATTATGAGTTACAAATATTTGCCATCTAGCTTAAAAAAAATTATTTCAAAAATTTCTAGATTAATAATTTTTACAATAAAATAG
- a CDS encoding lipopolysaccharide biosynthesis protein gives MGKGLISRKISFGFIAGITSIGIDGIAGLIVLPMLIKFLSEEIAGIWLFFISFTVLIRLGQAGLAPVVTRISAKLKSTYPSLEVNNSIWATVKWSYSIATLLVILICSVIYVFYIYFVLKEQNFIFQGTLCWLLLSVSFMLRIYFIKYFHLINGFGEVGWDKFIQIFIALINLIGFYFVLKLDFGFWSLGAVYLLSGIIFSFFAKTTFNRLNKGYIITKSSYTTVKEVMSMFSESGKILMLNITSFIVLQSNFFVIERLIGLEVIPYYAGLQRVTTLILAVSGMVTTMMYPFISQKFAQNDVNGMLQLVKRNVVISLSVATLLSVVVFIAAPILFPLWLGEGSYLGANIFGPMLILVVLYVNHNAFANSIIATGANTFIIPAIINACLTLPLSIFGGIQYGLQGIVVANLIALVLPSFYVVVWSIKYLKALKLNYND, from the coding sequence ATGGGAAAGGGTTTAATCTCTAGGAAAATTTCTTTTGGATTTATTGCGGGAATTACAAGTATAGGAATCGATGGTATTGCTGGGTTAATAGTTTTACCAATGTTAATTAAATTTCTAAGTGAAGAAATTGCTGGTATTTGGTTATTTTTTATATCCTTTACAGTTTTAATACGCCTTGGGCAAGCTGGTTTAGCACCTGTCGTAACTCGTATATCAGCAAAATTAAAATCTACGTACCCTTCATTAGAGGTTAATAATAGTATTTGGGCTACTGTAAAATGGAGCTATAGTATTGCTACTTTATTAGTTATTTTAATTTGTTCTGTAATTTATGTGTTTTATATTTATTTTGTTTTAAAAGAGCAAAACTTTATATTTCAAGGTACTTTATGTTGGTTGCTTTTGTCTGTAAGTTTTATGTTACGAATTTATTTTATTAAATATTTTCATCTAATAAATGGCTTTGGCGAGGTAGGTTGGGATAAGTTTATACAAATTTTTATAGCTCTAATTAATTTAATAGGTTTTTACTTTGTATTAAAATTAGATTTTGGTTTTTGGTCTTTAGGAGCTGTTTATTTATTATCAGGTATAATTTTTTCTTTCTTTGCTAAAACTACGTTTAATAGGCTTAATAAAGGGTACATAATTACTAAAAGCTCGTATACTACAGTTAAAGAGGTCATGAGTATGTTTAGTGAAAGTGGAAAAATTCTTATGTTAAACATTACTTCTTTTATAGTTTTACAATCTAATTTCTTTGTGATAGAACGTTTAATTGGTTTAGAAGTTATACCCTATTATGCTGGACTTCAAAGAGTAACTACACTTATTTTAGCAGTTTCAGGAATGGTTACCACAATGATGTATCCTTTTATTTCACAAAAATTTGCTCAAAATGATGTAAATGGAATGCTACAACTTGTAAAACGAAATGTAGTAATATCCTTAAGTGTTGCAACTTTATTGAGTGTTGTAGTTTTTATAGCTGCCCCAATACTATTTCCTTTATGGCTAGGAGAGGGCTCTTATTTAGGAGCCAATATTTTTGGACCCATGCTTATCTTGGTGGTTTTATATGTTAACCACAATGCATTTGCTAATTCCATTATTGCTACAGGAGCAAATACGTTTATAATACCAGCAATTATAAACGCCTGCTTAACTTTGCCATTATCCATATTTGGAGGGATACAATATGGTTTGCAAGGAATAGTAGTTGCTAATTTAATAGCGTTAGTTTTGCCTTCATTTTATGTTGTAGTATGGTCTATTAAATACCTTAAAGCACTAAAATTAAATTATAATGATTAA